From a region of the Paralichthys olivaceus isolate ysfri-2021 chromosome 4, ASM2471397v2, whole genome shotgun sequence genome:
- the LOC138407363 gene encoding zinc finger and SCAN domain-containing protein 32-like translates to MEGQSGWEQAIQCLLAMQQQQTQALTNIAAEQREDRALLREWIQRPATPPPEPGTSSRRPPAVSLQRMTPEDDTEAYLDLFEGTAEACGWPEEERAVRLLPLLTGAAQLAAHSLPASSRQDYQRLRKAILDRLGCTPEGHRRRFRDLTFGEAGRPFAYAQQLLDAAGRWLQPGHNSAEDVVGQVALEQFIAGLPTSTANWVQCHRPADMQQAIILAEDHLSLPRRSQKEEARQQGVPAGRPIPAPRKRVPPPLPGGTAPPAGPGNARAEAAPRGPAYAPGRPAPWGAPQTPGQECWRYGQSGHFRRECPLMEVGQLVRVAGPPASSHGPGETYHIP, encoded by the exons ATGGAGGGACAGAGCGGCTGGGAACAGGCAATACAGTGCCTGTTGgcgatgcagcagcagcagacccaGGCACTCACAAACATCGCGGCAGAACAGCGGGAGGACCGGGCTCTCCTGCGGGAGTGGATCCAGCGTCCGGCCACCCCGCCGCCCGAGCCGGGGACTAGCTCCCGGCGGCCGCCGGCGGTGTCCCTCCAGAGGATGACACCGGAGGACGACACAGAGGCGTATTTGGACCTCTTTGAGGGCACGGCGGAGGCCTGCGGGTggccggaggaggagagggcggtTCGTTTGCTGCCGCTGCTCACCGGTGCGGCGCAGCTGGCCGCCCACAGTCTGCCGGCTTCCTCTCGGCAGGACTACCAGCGGCTGAGGAAGGCAATCCTGGACCGGCTGGGTTGCACACCGGAGGGACACCGACGCCGGTTCAGGGACCTCACCTTCGGGGAAGCCGGCCGCCCCTTCGCCTACGCGCAGCAGCTCCTCGATGCGGCGGGGAGATGGCTCCAGCCAGGGCACAACTCGGCGGAGGACGTCGTGGGGCAGGTGGCGCTGGAGCAATTCATCGCCGGCTTGCCCACCTCCACGGCCAACTGGGTCCAGTGCCACCGCCCCGCTGACATGCAACAGGCCATCATCCTGGCAGAGGACCACCTCTCCCTTCCCCGGAGGAGTCAGAAAGAGGAAGCCCGGCAGCAGGGCGTCCCGGCGGGGCGTCCCATACCGGCCCCAAGGAAACGAGTTCCCCCACCCCTACCCGGCGGGACGGCTCCGCCCGCGGGACCGGGGAATGCGAGAGCAGAGGCTGCTCCTCGGGGCCCAGCCTACGCGCCGGGTCGACCGGCACCATGGGGGGCTCCTCAAACGCCAGGGCAGGAGTGCTGGCGGTACGGCCAGTCGGGCCACTTCAGGCGGGAGTGCCCGCTGATGGAGGTGGGGCAGCTGGTCAGGGTGGCCGGGCCGCCAGCCTCTTCCCACGGCCCGGGAGAGACGTACCATATACCG tag